In Leptospira stimsonii, the following proteins share a genomic window:
- a CDS encoding DUF1564 domain-containing protein, with amino-acid sequence MELLSFHSQRKIESALIEGAMGTDSILIPLSLWNELDIEERRILSRKLPHLLRRYTKFVASMKRLHWRAGKIKYNRGKGKMKKMSIRVNTGAWAMLGALADAHGVSRCYLFNYLLWLEEVGVGDSIVETVNQGVPRFHGSYRMIWTLNLEKNLISRELDFEPNPLIGFSPVLLPQSSS; translated from the coding sequence ATGGAACTTCTTTCTTTTCATTCTCAGAGAAAAATTGAATCTGCGCTTATCGAAGGAGCCATGGGGACGGATTCGATTCTGATTCCTCTTTCCCTTTGGAATGAGTTGGACATAGAAGAAAGGAGGATTCTTTCCAGGAAACTTCCTCATCTCTTAAGGAGATATACGAAATTTGTGGCTTCTATGAAGAGACTTCATTGGAGGGCAGGAAAGATTAAATACAATCGGGGAAAAGGTAAGATGAAGAAGATGAGTATTCGTGTGAATACGGGAGCTTGGGCCATGTTGGGGGCTTTGGCGGACGCGCATGGAGTTTCGCGCTGTTATTTGTTTAATTATTTGCTCTGGTTAGAAGAGGTTGGAGTCGGGGACTCTATCGTTGAAACTGTAAACCAAGGAGTTCCTAGGTTTCATGGATCTTACAGGATGATATGGACCTTAAATTTAGAGAAAAATCTCATTTCCAGAGAACTCGACTTCGAACCAAATCCTCTCATCGGTTTTTCTCCTGTCTTACTGCCTCAAAGTTCTTCCTAA
- a CDS encoding FAD-dependent oxidoreductase, whose translation MKYSEIFQPIQVGSITLPHRVIMGSMHLGLEGMPMTAERMIAFYGRRFDSGACFITTGGISVNQEGKGSNIFFNFQKEEDCKELSIVANALKPKGVFCAQLFHAGRYAYHRELVAPSALRAPINRFIPKALTEEEAWRTIEDFGDSALKAREVGFGAIEIMGSEGYLVNQFFSPVTNQREDFFGGTPEKRMNFAIEVMKNVRKKVGKDYPVVYRMSGIDLIPGNPTFEEVVTLAEKLKEHGADALNIGIGWHESRIPTISMLVPRGAWAKISGKIKERVKDIPIIASNRVNMPETMSRILKNHEADILSMARPFLADPEILNKIKADQEERVNTCIACNQACLDHTFKEQMVSCLVNPSANRELEISKLKNADKKHVVVIGSGPGGLESARISAIRGHKVTVLEASDKIGGQLNLAAQIPGKSEFFETIRYFKNELKNLGVEIQYGHKATLDSILALKPDAVIFATGVKPREFSLPGIEKKKTASYADYLSGKFTPGKKVAVIGGGGIGVDVAHKLTEEEAPTIDSYFHRYNVLSYTKAQIQPEKSDRKVSIFRRSGKIGSGLGATTAWALLQELETKEVGFYTSLSYKEVTDQGLVIETKKDGPLTIECDSIILCAGQLSEVSLYEEFKRKVPNVPTFLIGGAKDASGIDAKRAMLEGFEAALTIGVN comes from the coding sequence ATGAAATATTCAGAAATTTTTCAACCGATTCAAGTCGGTTCGATCACCCTTCCGCATCGCGTTATCATGGGATCCATGCACTTAGGACTGGAAGGAATGCCAATGACCGCAGAGAGAATGATCGCATTCTACGGAAGAAGGTTCGACAGCGGCGCATGTTTTATTACTACCGGAGGAATCTCCGTCAACCAGGAAGGAAAAGGATCGAATATTTTTTTCAATTTTCAAAAGGAAGAAGATTGCAAAGAGCTTTCAATCGTCGCGAACGCACTCAAACCGAAAGGTGTTTTTTGCGCACAACTCTTTCACGCAGGAAGATACGCCTATCACAGGGAACTCGTCGCACCATCCGCACTTCGCGCTCCGATCAACCGATTCATACCGAAAGCTCTCACAGAAGAAGAAGCGTGGAGAACCATCGAAGATTTTGGAGATTCAGCACTCAAAGCCAGAGAAGTCGGATTCGGCGCCATCGAAATCATGGGGAGCGAAGGCTACCTCGTAAACCAATTCTTCTCACCCGTCACCAATCAGAGAGAAGATTTTTTCGGCGGAACTCCTGAGAAGAGAATGAACTTTGCGATCGAAGTGATGAAGAATGTTCGTAAGAAAGTGGGAAAGGATTATCCAGTCGTCTATCGAATGTCCGGGATCGATCTGATTCCAGGCAATCCAACGTTTGAAGAAGTGGTCACACTCGCCGAAAAACTCAAAGAACACGGCGCCGACGCATTGAACATCGGAATCGGTTGGCACGAATCCAGAATTCCGACGATTTCAATGCTCGTTCCGAGGGGCGCTTGGGCCAAAATATCCGGAAAGATCAAAGAAAGAGTCAAAGATATTCCGATCATCGCTTCCAACCGAGTCAATATGCCGGAAACGATGTCTCGAATTCTCAAAAATCACGAAGCGGATATCCTGAGTATGGCACGTCCCTTTCTAGCGGATCCGGAAATTCTCAACAAGATCAAAGCCGATCAAGAAGAAAGAGTCAATACTTGTATCGCGTGCAACCAAGCCTGTTTGGACCATACCTTCAAGGAACAAATGGTTTCTTGTCTCGTAAATCCTTCCGCAAATCGCGAATTAGAAATCAGCAAATTAAAAAATGCGGATAAAAAACACGTAGTCGTTATCGGTTCCGGTCCGGGCGGTCTCGAATCTGCAAGAATCAGCGCGATCCGTGGACATAAGGTTACCGTTTTGGAAGCTTCCGACAAGATCGGCGGACAACTCAATCTTGCCGCACAAATTCCTGGAAAATCGGAATTCTTCGAAACGATCCGTTATTTTAAGAACGAGCTCAAAAACCTCGGTGTGGAAATTCAATATGGACACAAAGCAACGTTAGACAGCATTCTCGCACTCAAACCCGACGCGGTCATCTTTGCGACGGGCGTCAAACCGAGAGAATTCTCCTTACCAGGGATAGAAAAAAAGAAAACCGCGTCTTATGCGGATTATCTTTCCGGGAAATTCACACCGGGTAAAAAAGTCGCGGTCATCGGAGGCGGTGGAATCGGAGTCGACGTCGCGCACAAACTCACGGAAGAAGAAGCTCCTACAATCGATTCCTACTTTCACAGATACAATGTTCTTTCCTATACGAAAGCACAGATTCAACCGGAGAAGTCGGACCGAAAGGTTTCCATTTTTCGCAGATCGGGAAAGATCGGTTCCGGTCTCGGAGCGACCACGGCTTGGGCGCTTCTTCAGGAATTGGAAACAAAGGAAGTCGGATTCTACACTTCACTTAGTTATAAGGAAGTCACGGACCAAGGTCTCGTGATAGAAACAAAAAAAGACGGCCCTCTAACGATCGAGTGCGACTCTATCATTCTCTGTGCGGGACAGTTGAGCGAGGTTTCCCTTTACGAAGAGTTCAAAAGAAAAGTTCCGAACGTTCCGACCTTTCTGATCGGAGGAGCAAAAGACGCATCCGGGATCGATGCAAAACGCGCCATGTTGGAAGGATTTGAAGCGGCTCTCACCATCGGAGTTAACTAA